The proteins below come from a single Beutenbergia cavernae DSM 12333 genomic window:
- a CDS encoding SHOCT domain-containing protein: MLRRGIGRPIGRGLVGTMARTAVIAGTATAVSGGVARRQAGRAQQAQQAQAYEQEQQQEAMEAQAQQAAAQQAYAAPPPPPAGGTDVVSQLTQLAALRDQGVLTEAEFEAQKARILAS; the protein is encoded by the coding sequence ATGCTCAGACGAGGGATTGGCCGTCCGATCGGCCGCGGACTCGTCGGGACGATGGCGCGTACCGCCGTCATCGCCGGCACGGCGACGGCCGTGTCCGGGGGCGTCGCGCGGCGCCAGGCGGGCCGCGCCCAGCAGGCGCAGCAGGCGCAGGCGTACGAGCAGGAGCAGCAGCAGGAGGCGATGGAGGCCCAGGCGCAGCAGGCGGCGGCCCAGCAGGCCTACGCCGCGCCACCGCCCCCGCCCGCAGGCGGCACCGACGTCGTCAGCCAGCTCACCCAACTGGCCGCCCTCCGTGATCAGGGGGTGCTCACGGAGGCGGAGTTCGAGGCGCAGAAGGCCAGGATCCTCGCCTCCTGA
- the soxR gene encoding redox-sensitive transcriptional activator SoxR, whose translation MPEDDAVARHRELRHHDISVGELSRRSGVAVSALHFYESRGLIHAERTAGNQRRYHRSTLRRVAFIRISQRVGLSLARIAEALADLPEDRAPTKRDWERLSRHWRSDLDARIEQLQRLRDDLTDCIGCGCLSLGSCALANRADELGQEGPGARRIDVELT comes from the coding sequence GTGCCGGAGGACGACGCCGTCGCGCGCCACCGGGAGCTGCGGCACCACGACATCAGTGTCGGTGAGCTGTCGCGGCGCTCCGGCGTCGCCGTCTCCGCCCTGCACTTCTACGAGTCCCGAGGCCTCATCCACGCCGAGCGCACCGCGGGGAACCAGCGGCGCTACCACCGGTCCACCCTGCGGCGCGTGGCGTTCATCCGCATCTCGCAGCGCGTCGGCCTCTCGCTCGCCCGCATCGCCGAAGCTCTCGCGGACCTCCCGGAGGACCGCGCACCGACGAAGCGCGACTGGGAGCGACTGTCGCGGCACTGGCGATCGGACCTGGACGCACGCATCGAGCAGCTCCAGCGGCTGCGCGACGACCTCACCGACTGCATCGGCTGCGGCTGCCTCTCGCTCGGCAGCTGCGCCCTCGCCAACCGCGCCGACGAGCTCGGCCAGGAGGGACCCGGCGCCCGGCGGATCGACGTCGAGCTCACATGA
- a CDS encoding MFS transporter: MTRTTEPLGDAVAPPPAETAPRPEIPHRVVLAGMVALISLAAFEALGTTTAMPAVAAALDGLGMYAVAFATSLATSIVGMTLAGGWADRRGPNPPLIAGVTTFVAGLVVAGSAHQMVVVVAGRALQGIGTGLFIVALYVLVARVFAPEQRPKVFAAFAAAWVVPSIVGPALAGLVVDHIGWRWVFLGAAVLVVPTLALLAPGLRAASRGSQDAADDAAAPGDALAATRRVWWAVGVAAGLAVTNLAGARIAGDGPAGHGDAELPAAGGLDVAPLDVVLAVVGLVVVLVCAVPLVPRGTLRAAPGLPSVMVTRASASGAFSGTEAFLPLLLITQRGLTPALAGIILTVGGVSWSTAAWLRGRDRLSSRDCLRYGGLSIAVGIGVAGLLLVPAIPVAVGMVGWALVGFGMGLAHPTTSLRTLELSPVADQGRNSAAVQVSDALGGALLLTTVGTATTALLGVIGSGAFVLAMAASGLLGVAVAVLATRAGGVPSPAARTLDASASH, encoded by the coding sequence GTGACCCGGACGACCGAACCGCTCGGCGACGCTGTCGCCCCACCTCCCGCCGAGACCGCCCCGCGACCCGAGATCCCGCACCGGGTGGTGCTGGCCGGCATGGTCGCGCTCATCAGCCTCGCCGCGTTCGAGGCGCTGGGCACGACGACGGCGATGCCCGCCGTCGCCGCCGCGCTCGACGGTCTCGGGATGTACGCCGTCGCGTTCGCGACGTCGCTCGCCACGAGCATCGTCGGGATGACGCTCGCCGGCGGATGGGCCGACCGGCGCGGCCCGAACCCACCGCTGATCGCCGGCGTCACGACGTTCGTGGCCGGCCTCGTCGTCGCCGGCTCGGCGCACCAGATGGTGGTCGTGGTCGCCGGGCGCGCCCTGCAGGGGATCGGCACGGGCCTGTTCATCGTGGCGCTGTACGTGCTGGTCGCGCGGGTGTTCGCCCCGGAGCAGCGCCCCAAGGTCTTCGCGGCGTTCGCGGCCGCCTGGGTGGTGCCGTCGATCGTGGGGCCGGCGCTGGCGGGGCTCGTCGTCGACCACATCGGCTGGCGCTGGGTGTTCCTCGGAGCCGCGGTGCTCGTGGTGCCGACCCTCGCGCTGCTCGCGCCTGGCCTGCGTGCGGCGTCGCGCGGATCGCAGGATGCGGCCGACGACGCCGCAGCGCCCGGCGACGCGCTGGCCGCCACGCGCCGGGTGTGGTGGGCGGTGGGCGTCGCGGCCGGTCTGGCCGTCACGAACCTCGCCGGCGCGCGCATCGCGGGCGACGGCCCGGCGGGCCACGGCGACGCCGAGCTCCCCGCGGCCGGCGGGCTGGACGTCGCGCCGCTCGACGTGGTCCTGGCCGTCGTCGGGCTCGTCGTGGTGCTCGTGTGCGCCGTCCCGCTCGTCCCGCGGGGGACGCTCCGCGCCGCGCCGGGCCTGCCGAGTGTGATGGTGACCCGGGCGAGCGCGAGCGGCGCGTTCTCCGGCACCGAGGCGTTCCTCCCGCTCCTGCTCATCACCCAGCGCGGTCTGACGCCGGCGCTGGCGGGCATCATCCTCACGGTCGGCGGCGTGTCGTGGTCGACGGCGGCGTGGTTGCGCGGGCGGGACCGGCTCTCGTCGCGGGACTGCCTCCGCTACGGCGGCCTCTCGATCGCCGTCGGCATCGGCGTCGCGGGACTGTTGCTCGTGCCGGCGATCCCGGTGGCCGTCGGCATGGTGGGCTGGGCGCTCGTCGGCTTCGGGATGGGACTTGCGCACCCGACGACGTCGCTGCGCACCCTGGAGCTGTCGCCCGTGGCGGATCAGGGTCGCAACAGCGCGGCCGTGCAGGTCAGCGACGCCCTCGGAGGGGCGCTCCTGCTCACGACCGTCGGGACGGCGACGACGGCGCTGCTCGGCGTGATCGGCTCCGGTGCGTTCGTGCTCGCGATGGCGGCGAGCGGGCTGCTCGGTGTGGCCGTCGCGGTGCTGGCCACCCGCGCCGGTGGGGTGCCCTCGCCTGCCGCCCGGACATTGGACGCTTCCGCGAGCCACTGA
- a CDS encoding DUF6325 family protein encodes MSIGPVEYVLIAFPGNQFKGEIVPALADLIDAGTVRIIDLVFLKKDADGTVTTFEYDGLEDSAAFAELPGEAGGFLGEEDIAAAGDALEPDFSAALLVWEDVWAAPLAEAIRGAGGVIIGGERVPHEIVEAALEEFAAQS; translated from the coding sequence ATGTCGATCGGTCCGGTCGAGTACGTTCTCATCGCGTTCCCCGGCAACCAGTTCAAGGGCGAGATCGTCCCGGCTCTCGCCGACCTCATCGACGCCGGGACCGTGCGCATCATCGACCTCGTGTTCCTCAAGAAGGACGCCGACGGGACGGTGACGACGTTCGAGTACGACGGGCTCGAGGACTCCGCAGCGTTCGCCGAGCTCCCCGGCGAGGCCGGCGGCTTCCTCGGCGAGGAGGACATCGCCGCAGCCGGTGACGCCCTCGAGCCGGACTTCTCCGCCGCCCTGCTCGTGTGGGAGGACGTGTGGGCAGCGCCGCTCGCCGAAGCCATCCGCGGCGCCGGTGGCGTCATCATCGGCGGCGAGCGCGTCCCGCACGAGATCGTGGAGGCCGCGCTCGAGGAGTTCGCGGCCCAGTCCTGA
- a CDS encoding DUF664 domain-containing protein, which produces MTHEATSGAAAAGTTDDTRIHEPELTAGETETLVFGLDRTRAQFAWKTGGLDAAALRRPFPPSTMTLGGLLKHLAFIESLHAAEALTGRSPGEPWESVDWDANPGWDWESAADDSPEELYALWHGAVAGARTALAAVVADGGLDARWKFTMSGGEPPNVRRYLVDMHEEYARHVGHADLFREAIDGLVGEDPPQPA; this is translated from the coding sequence ATGACGCACGAGGCGACCTCCGGCGCTGCGGCGGCCGGAACCACTGACGACACGCGGATCCACGAGCCAGAGCTGACCGCCGGGGAGACGGAGACGCTCGTCTTCGGGCTGGACCGCACACGGGCGCAGTTCGCGTGGAAGACCGGCGGGCTCGACGCCGCCGCGCTCCGGCGACCCTTCCCGCCGTCGACGATGACGCTCGGCGGGCTGCTCAAGCACCTCGCCTTCATCGAGTCGCTCCACGCGGCGGAGGCGCTCACGGGACGCTCGCCGGGCGAGCCGTGGGAGAGCGTCGACTGGGACGCGAACCCCGGTTGGGACTGGGAGAGCGCCGCCGACGACTCGCCCGAGGAGCTGTACGCGCTGTGGCACGGGGCCGTTGCCGGTGCGCGCACCGCGCTCGCGGCGGTGGTGGCCGACGGCGGGCTGGACGCGCGCTGGAAGTTCACCATGTCCGGCGGTGAGCCGCCGAACGTGCGGCGCTACCTCGTCGACATGCACGAGGAGTACGCCCGGCACGTCGGCCACGCGGACCTGTTCCGCGAGGCGATCGACGGGCTGGTCGGCGAGGACCCGCCCCAGCCGGCCTGA